One Triplophysa rosa linkage group LG21, Trosa_1v2, whole genome shotgun sequence DNA segment encodes these proteins:
- the LOC130545335 gene encoding tripartite motif-containing protein 16-like encodes MAEASISWVQDQFSCSICLDLLKDPVTINCGHSFCMSCITDCWNQEDQKRVYSCPQCRQTFTPRPALGKNVILAEMVEKLKKTKLQTDRAAPSYAGPEDVECDVCTGRKYKAVKSCLVCLNSYCQTHFEYHEEFHSGRRHNVIDATGRLREMICSQHDKQLEIYCRTDHQCICYLCTMDEHRNHDNVAAVVERREKQTALEEIQRIFQQRIQETQKKLQELRESVKSHKRSAQTAVEDTERIFTELIRSIERRRSEVIQLIRDQEKTGVSQAEGLLKEVEQDIDDLKRRDTELQQLSETDDHIYFLQSFLPLSTPPGSTDNITVSSPLSFDDVRNSVSQLKEIVEDFCKKEIDRISAKVSYSENIPNGLNSRAELLQYSRQFSLDPNTAHKNLCLSEGNRAATCTGTAQQYPDHPDRFDYYYEVLCRESVCGRCYWEVELSGIDSVSISVSYKNISRKGNTDESKFGYSDQSWRFLFTPSRYSFWHNKIQTNVPVVSSSSRIGVYVDHSAGILSFYSVSDTMTLIHRVHTTFTQPLYPGFWLNLGTSVKLY; translated from the exons ATGGCAGAAGCCAGCATTTCATGGGTTCAGGATCAGTTCAGCTGTTCAATCTGTCTGGATCTACTGAAGGATCCAGTGACTATTAACTGTGGACACAGTTTTTGTATGAGCTGTATTACAGACTGCTGGAATCAGGAGGATCAGAAGAGAGTTTATAGCTGCCCTCAGTGCAGACAGACCTTCACTCCAAGACCTGCTTTAGGAAAGAATGTGATTCTTGCTGAGATGGTGGAGAAACTGAAGAAAACTAAACTTCAGACTGATCGAGCTGCTCCCAGTTATGCTGGACCTGAAGATGTGGAGTGTGACGTCTGTACTGGGAGAAAATACAAAGCTGTCAAGTCATGTCTGGTGTGTCTGAACTCTTACTGTCAAACTCACTTTGAATATCATGAGGAATTTCACTCAGGTAGACGACACAATGTGATCGATGCCACTGGAAGACTTCGGGAGATGATCTGCTCTCAACATGACAAACAATTGGAGATCTACTGTCGCACTGACCATCAATGCATTTGTTATCTTTGTACGATGGATGAACATAGAAATCATGACAATGTCGCAGCTGTAgtagagaggagagagaaacag ACAGCTTTGGAGGAGATACAGAGAATTTTCCAGCAGAGAATCCAGGAGACACAGAAGAAGCTTCAGGAGCTGAGAGAATCTGTGAAGTCTCACAAG CGCTCTGCACAGACAGCAGTGGAGGACACTGAGAGGATCTTTACTGAACTGATCCGCTCCATTGAGAGAAGACGCTCTGAGGTGATACAGCTGATCAGAGATCAGGAAAAGACTGGAGTGAGTCAAGCTGAAGGACTCTTGAAGGAAGTGGAGCAGGACATTGATGATCTGAAGAGGAGAGACACAGAACTGCAACAGCTTTCAGAGACAGATGATCACATCTATTTCCTCCAG AGTTTCCTGCCTCTCTCTACACCTCCAGGATCTACAGACAACATCACTGTCAGTTCTCCCCTCTCTTTTGATGACGTGAGAAATTCTGTCTCTCAACTCAAAGAGATAGTGGAGGATTTCTGTAAAAAAGAGATTGATCGGATATCTgccaaag TTTCGTACAGTGAAAATATTCCCAATGGACTCAATAGCAGAGCAGAGCTCCTACAAT ATTCACGTCAGTTCTCTCTGGATCCAAACACAGCACATAaaaatctctgtctgtctgaaggAAACAGAGCGGCTACTTGCACTGGAACAGCCCAGCAGTATCCTGATCATCCAGATagatttgattattattatgaggtgttgtgtagagaaagtgtgtgtggaCGCTGTTACTGGGAGGTCGAGTTGAGTGGGATTGACAGTGTGAGTATATCAGTGTCATATAAGAACATCAGCAGAAAGGGAAATACAGATGAGTCTAAATTTGGATATAGTGATCAGTCCTGGAGATTTTTATTTACTCCATCCAGGTACTCATTCTGGCACAATAAAATACAGACCAATGTCCCAGTAGTGTCCAGTTCTTCTAGAATAGGAGTGTATGTGGATCACAGTGCAGGAATTCTGTCCTTCTACAGCGTCTCTGACACAATGACCCTCATCCACAGAGTCCACACCACATTCACTCAACCTCTCTATCCTGGGTTCTGGTTAAATCTGGGCACTTCAGTAAAACTTTATTAG
- the LOC130571963 gene encoding tripartite motif-containing protein 16-like — protein MRGTNRVSGTDRVATRTTVNLLNVLQVCYCGNISTPLNMTRHKTEHDWLLYLSVAISSRSCYETTRTQKRETFESEKRMAEASISWVQDQFSCSICLDLLKEPVTINCGHSFCMSCITDCWNQEDQKRVYSCPQCRQTFTPRPALGKNVILAEMVEKLKKTKLQTDRAAPSYAGPEDVECDVCIGRKRKAGKSCLVCLNSYCQTHFERHEELHSGKRHKVTEATGRLQEMICSQHDRLLEVFCRTDQRCVCYLCLMDEHKNHDTVSAAAERTEKQKPLEDNQRKHQQRIQEKEKKLQDLREAVKTHKRSAQTAVEDTERIFTELIRSIERRRSEVIQLIRDQEKTAVSRAEGLLKELEQEIDDLRRRHDEMEQLSHTEHHISFLQSFQSLSSSSGCTDNITVSSLLLFDEVGKSVSILKEKVEDFCKEETENISGKVSYIIIIPTNDPSTRMEFIQYSRMFSLDPNTAHKNLCLSEGNRAATGTDTEQPYPDHPDRFDHWEQVLCRESVCGRCYWEVEWSGDNTEIVVSYKSISRKGESSKCLFGCNDQSWSLVCSSSKCSLWHNNIETKLPVVSSSSILGVYVDHSAGILSFYSVSDTMTLIHRVHTTFTQPLYPGFLLRKISIVNLI, from the exons atgcgcggaacaaatcgtgtttccgggacggatcgggtagccacaCGCACCACCGTTAACCTTTTAAACGTTTTGcaggtctgttactgcgggaacatttccacgcctctaaacatgacgcggcacaaaactgaacatgattggttgctttacctgtcagtcgcGATAAGTTCCAGGTCTTGCTACGAGACTACTCGAACACAGAAGCGGGAAACATTTGAATCTGAAAAGAGAATGGCAGAAGCCAGTATTTCATGGGTTCAGGATCAGTTCAGCTGTTCAATCTGTCTGGATCTACTGAAGGAACCAGTGACTATTAACTGTGGACACAGTTTTTGTATGAGCTGTATTACAGACTGCTGGAATCAGGAGGATCAGAAGAGAGTTTATAGCTGCCCTCAGTGCAGACAGACCTTCACTCCAAGACCTGCTTTAGGAAAGAATGTGATTCTTGCTGAGATGGTGGAGAAACTGAAGAAAACTAAACTTCAGACTGATCGAGCTGCTCCCAGTTATGCTGGACCTGAAGATGTGGAGTGTGACGTCTGTATTGGGAGAAAACGCAAAGCTGGCAAGTCATGTCTGGTGTGTCTGAACTCTTACTGCCAAACTCACTTTGAACGACATGAAGAACTTCATTCAGGAAAGAGACACAAAGTCACTGAAGCCACTGGAAGACTTCAGGAGATGATCTGCTCTCAACATGACAGACTGCTCGAGGTTTTCTGTCGCACTGATCAGAGATGTGTTTGTTATCTGTGTTTGATGGATGAACATAAAAATCATGACACTGTATCAGCTGCAGCAGAGAGAACAGAGAAACAG AAACCACTAGAGGACAACCAGAGAAAACACCAGCAGAGAATCcaggagaaagagaagaagcTTCAGGATCTCAGAGAGGCTGTGAAGACACACAAG CGCTCTGCACAGACAGCAGTGGAGGACACTGAGAGGATCTTTACTGAACTGATCCGCTCCATTGAGAGAAGACGCTCTGAGGTGATACAGCTGATCAGAGATCAGGAAAAGACTGCAGTGAGTCGAGCTGAAGGACTCTTGAAGGAACTGGAGCAGGAGATTGATGATCTGAGGAGGAGACATGATGAGATGGAGCAGCTCTCACACACAGAACATCACATCAGTTTCCTTCAG AGTTTCCAGTCTCTCTCATCATCCTCTGGATGTACAGACAACATCACTGTCAGTTCTCTTCTCTTGTTTGATGAAGTGGGGAAATCTGTCTCCATACTAAAAGAAAAGGTGGAGGATTTCTGTAAAGAAGAGACTGAAAATATATCTGGCAAAG TTTCGTACATTATCATTATTCCCACCAATGACCCAAGTACCAGGATGGAGTTCATACAAT aTTCCCGTATGTTCTCTCTGGATCCAAACACAGCACACAAgaatctctgtctgtctgaaggAAACAGAGCGGCTACTGGCACTGACACAGAGCAGCCGTATCCTGATCATCCAGACAGATTTGATCACTGGGagcaggtgttgtgtagagagagtgtgtgtggacGCTGTTACTGGGAGGTCGAGTGGAGTGGAGATAACACTGAAATTGTAGTGTCATATAAGAGCATCAGCAGAAAGGGAGAATcaagtaaatgtttatttggaTGTAATGATCAGTCCTGGAGTTTGGTCTGCTCTTCCTCTAAATGTTCATTATGGCACAATAACATAGAGACTAAACTCCCAGTAGTGTCCAGCTCATCTATATTAGGAGTGTATGTGGATCACAGTGCAGGAATTCTGTCCTTCTACAGCGTCTCTGACACAATGACCCTCATCCACAGAGTCCACACCACATTCACTCAACCTCTCTATCCTGGGTTTTTGTTACGTAAGATCTCAATAGTGAATCTCATCTAA